One Luteibacter aegosomaticola genomic window carries:
- a CDS encoding JmjC domain-containing protein, giving the protein MTSANAPLISLAWDEFDPMRVTPLTHTFTDHPLLQRDALVELGRRCRGTNRWYSFASGVQPGTDFDTAAAMYPSGQSAVASLGAIEDAKSWVLLRHIQADPMYRTLVDQAFEPIIDRIERVDPGVYYRAGWIFSASPNTCTPFHIDRSHVLLLQVHGTKTVYVWDPTDRATLDDLVRDDFHARHDLSRAHWQEAFRERAHVFHLKPGTGVYMPLTSPHMVETSQEASRTVSFTYNTTATRRMGRIHVLRDALRRMGLKSPPVGSHTAFDTAAWMASSALIACGGPGGHPPACPSLKHAHAYAVDD; this is encoded by the coding sequence ATGACATCCGCCAATGCTCCACTGATCTCGCTCGCGTGGGATGAGTTCGACCCCATGCGTGTCACGCCACTCACGCATACCTTCACGGACCATCCGCTCCTGCAACGCGACGCGCTGGTCGAACTGGGCCGACGATGCCGCGGAACCAACCGCTGGTACAGCTTTGCCAGCGGCGTGCAGCCGGGCACGGATTTCGATACCGCCGCGGCCATGTATCCCTCGGGCCAGTCGGCCGTGGCATCACTCGGCGCCATTGAAGACGCGAAATCGTGGGTACTGCTCCGCCACATCCAGGCCGACCCCATGTACCGCACACTGGTCGATCAGGCGTTCGAACCGATCATCGACCGGATCGAGCGCGTGGATCCCGGCGTGTACTACCGGGCGGGATGGATCTTTTCTGCGTCGCCCAACACGTGTACACCGTTTCATATCGACCGCAGCCACGTCCTGCTACTGCAGGTCCACGGCACGAAAACCGTCTACGTGTGGGATCCCACGGACCGCGCCACGCTGGACGACCTGGTCCGCGATGATTTCCACGCACGCCACGACCTGAGCCGGGCGCACTGGCAGGAGGCCTTCCGCGAGCGCGCTCATGTGTTCCACCTCAAACCGGGCACGGGCGTCTACATGCCGCTGACCAGCCCACACATGGTGGAGACGAGCCAGGAAGCTTCCAGGACGGTCAGCTTCACGTACAACACGACGGCCACCCGCCGGATGGGCCGCATCCATGTGCTGCGCGATGCGTTACGGCGCATGGGCTTGAAATCGCCACCCGTCGGCTCGCACACCGCGTTCGACACCGCGGCATGGATGGCGTCGTCCGCACTGATCGCATGCGGCGGCCCCGGCGGGCACCCGCCGGCCTGTCCCTCGCTGAAACACGCCCATGCGTACGCAGTCGACGATTAG
- a CDS encoding ZIP family metal transporter, with translation MPSLTLDLIFSSLALAATSLSSRAVVWLPSEGRQRWLPWFQALAVGLLLGDAFQHVLPHALEGGGEVERALMVTGLGVVSLLLVEFAMRSTAGDLSPGLPVARVTLLGDFIHHAVDGMILAGAFAAGAAPGYAALVAIALHEVPREMSSAGVLVAMGYTPARAFMLSVAMAAAVPLAALGVMALSLDARASSLVSAFSAGTIIYVALADILPGVWARAAGRARIAPVLGALGGMLFMALLAQGEHHH, from the coding sequence ATGCCCTCCCTGACTCTTGATCTGATCTTTTCCTCCCTTGCGCTGGCGGCGACGTCGCTGTCGTCGCGTGCGGTCGTCTGGTTGCCCTCGGAAGGCCGACAGCGGTGGCTGCCGTGGTTCCAGGCCCTCGCCGTAGGGCTCCTGCTCGGTGACGCCTTCCAGCATGTGCTGCCGCATGCGCTCGAGGGCGGTGGCGAGGTGGAGCGCGCTCTTATGGTGACGGGGCTTGGCGTTGTGAGCCTCCTGCTCGTTGAGTTCGCCATGCGCTCGACCGCGGGAGATCTTTCGCCAGGCCTGCCGGTGGCGCGGGTGACGTTGCTGGGTGATTTCATCCACCACGCCGTGGACGGCATGATCCTGGCGGGAGCGTTCGCGGCGGGCGCCGCACCGGGTTATGCGGCGCTGGTGGCGATCGCTTTGCACGAGGTGCCGCGAGAAATGAGCAGTGCCGGCGTGCTGGTGGCGATGGGGTATACGCCCGCGCGAGCTTTCATGCTTTCGGTGGCCATGGCCGCCGCCGTTCCGTTGGCGGCGCTGGGCGTGATGGCTCTTTCGCTCGATGCTCGCGCATCGTCGCTGGTATCCGCTTTCTCCGCGGGCACCATTATCTACGTCGCACTGGCCGATATCCTTCCAGGCGTGTGGGCCCGCGCGGCGGGCAGGGCGCGCATCGCGCCCGTGCTGGGCGCCTTGGGTGGCATGCTCTTCATGGCCTTGCTTGCGCAGGGCGAGCACCACCACTGA
- a CDS encoding ABC transporter permease, which yields MKLLSLTLKSLRQRKAGVALTVFTVALSVFLLLGVERVRTDARQGFASTVSGTDLLVGARSGPVTLLLYSIFHVGEATNNITWKSYQAIRAMPEVAWTVPLSLGDSHRGFRVTGTTADFFTHYHYGRGNALAFTSGKPFADLYDAVIGAEVARQLHYKVGDRIVLSHGLGGPNLASHADKPFRISGVVAPTGTPVDATIAVSLEAIEAIHVDWRSGMRLPGLEASADEARRMDLTPKAITAALVGLHSRLSAFAVQGAINDYDEEPLLAVLPGVALGELWHLIGTAENALRVVSGMVLLVGMSGMLTALLGMLGERRREMAVLRALGASTRTVFSLLVMESTLLTIAGMLAGVILLDATTALAHDYLLAVAGLVIDETPAPGEGVLLLVVLALGSLAGCIPGWVAYRRSLADGLQVRL from the coding sequence ATGAAGCTGCTCTCCCTCACACTGAAAAGCCTGCGGCAGCGGAAGGCAGGCGTCGCGCTCACGGTATTCACCGTGGCGCTGAGCGTCTTCCTGTTGCTGGGGGTGGAGCGCGTACGCACCGACGCGCGCCAGGGTTTCGCCAGTACCGTCTCTGGCACGGACCTGCTCGTGGGTGCGCGTAGCGGTCCGGTGACGCTGCTGCTGTATTCGATCTTCCACGTGGGCGAAGCCACCAACAACATCACATGGAAAAGCTACCAGGCCATTCGTGCCATGCCGGAGGTGGCCTGGACGGTGCCGCTTTCGTTGGGTGATTCGCATCGTGGCTTCCGCGTAACCGGTACCACGGCGGACTTCTTTACGCATTACCACTACGGGCGTGGCAATGCGCTCGCGTTTACTTCGGGCAAGCCCTTCGCGGATCTCTACGATGCCGTGATCGGCGCTGAGGTGGCGCGGCAGCTCCACTACAAGGTGGGTGACCGCATCGTGCTTTCCCATGGCCTGGGTGGGCCGAATCTCGCTTCGCATGCCGACAAGCCGTTCCGCATCAGTGGGGTCGTGGCGCCCACCGGAACCCCGGTGGACGCGACCATTGCGGTCAGCCTGGAGGCGATCGAAGCGATTCACGTGGACTGGCGCTCCGGTATGCGGCTCCCTGGACTGGAGGCGTCGGCGGACGAGGCGCGGCGCATGGATTTGACGCCGAAGGCCATTACGGCGGCGCTCGTCGGTTTGCATTCGCGACTTTCCGCGTTCGCGGTGCAGGGTGCGATCAATGACTACGACGAGGAGCCGTTGCTGGCCGTGCTGCCCGGCGTGGCACTGGGCGAGTTGTGGCACCTCATTGGTACTGCTGAGAACGCCTTGCGCGTGGTGAGTGGCATGGTGTTGCTGGTGGGCATGTCAGGCATGTTGACGGCGTTGCTGGGCATGCTCGGCGAGCGGCGGCGCGAGATGGCCGTGCTGCGTGCGCTCGGCGCATCGACGCGTACGGTGTTTTCGTTACTGGTGATGGAAAGCACGCTCTTGACGATCGCGGGCATGCTGGCCGGCGTGATCCTGCTGGATGCGACGACGGCGCTGGCCCACGACTACCTGTTGGCGGTGGCCGGGCTGGTGATCGATGAAACGCCGGCGCCTGGTGAAGGGGTGTTGCTCCTTGTGGTGCTCGCGCTGGGTTCCCTCGCTGGTTGCATTCCTGGCTGGGTGGCGTACCGGCGGTCGCTTGCCGACGGCTTGCAGGTGCGGCTGTGA
- a CDS encoding phospholipase D-like domain-containing protein — MHSFFARPHVHARSLALGFALLASLLPLGSAAKTPVTPAPFTWVESVPEGTNYGLPDTARTAPTWLSMIHDAKDHIDIAAFYLSNPPGGALAPVIDALVARAKQGIKVNLLVDSSFMHESQPAIDALKDAQGITIRQMPVKDITGGVLHVKFMEVDGRDVFVGSQNWDWRAIQHIHEVGVRITEPRMGATFQAEFEHLWALAAKPSDARIAAPRVPPPAFVPATELAPVVINTGDAPSTVFPAFSPAAMQPAWLTTEAPALAKMLDQAHDRIRIQVMTLSALKDFGPKGYWGTLDLAIRAAAARGVKVQIIVADWALRGNDLAYLRSLAVMPGIEVRYSTVPQAASGPIPYARVEHAKYAIVDDELGFVGTGNWSWSYFESTVDASLFIHGPLAKPLGRIFDTDWSGPYVKPLSAFVPPANTGG, encoded by the coding sequence ATGCATTCGTTTTTCGCCCGCCCCCACGTGCACGCACGCTCGCTAGCACTTGGATTCGCCCTCCTCGCCAGCCTGCTACCCCTCGGCAGCGCGGCAAAGACGCCGGTGACGCCCGCGCCGTTCACCTGGGTCGAAAGCGTTCCCGAGGGCACGAACTACGGGCTCCCCGATACCGCACGCACGGCACCCACGTGGCTATCGATGATCCACGATGCGAAAGACCATATCGATATCGCCGCGTTCTACCTGAGCAATCCGCCCGGCGGCGCGCTCGCCCCCGTCATCGATGCACTCGTCGCACGGGCAAAGCAAGGCATCAAGGTGAACCTGCTCGTCGACAGCAGCTTCATGCACGAGAGCCAGCCCGCCATCGATGCGCTGAAAGACGCGCAAGGCATCACGATCCGGCAGATGCCGGTGAAGGACATCACCGGTGGCGTGCTGCACGTGAAGTTCATGGAAGTCGATGGGCGCGACGTCTTCGTCGGCAGCCAGAACTGGGACTGGCGAGCGATCCAGCACATCCACGAAGTGGGCGTGCGCATCACGGAGCCGCGCATGGGCGCGACGTTCCAGGCGGAATTCGAACACCTCTGGGCGCTGGCGGCGAAACCGTCCGATGCGCGCATCGCCGCCCCGCGGGTCCCGCCACCGGCCTTTGTGCCCGCGACGGAGCTGGCTCCGGTGGTGATCAACACCGGCGACGCGCCGAGCACCGTCTTTCCCGCCTTCAGCCCCGCCGCCATGCAACCTGCGTGGCTAACCACCGAAGCGCCCGCACTCGCCAAAATGCTGGACCAGGCGCACGACCGTATCCGCATCCAGGTGATGACGCTTTCCGCGCTCAAGGACTTTGGACCAAAGGGCTACTGGGGCACGCTTGATCTCGCGATTCGCGCCGCGGCGGCACGTGGCGTAAAGGTGCAGATCATCGTCGCCGACTGGGCGCTACGCGGCAACGACCTGGCCTACCTGCGGAGCCTCGCGGTGATGCCGGGGATCGAGGTGCGGTACTCGACCGTCCCGCAGGCAGCCTCCGGCCCTATCCCCTATGCGCGCGTGGAGCACGCCAAATACGCCATCGTCGACGACGAGCTGGGCTTCGTCGGCACCGGTAACTGGAGCTGGAGCTATTTCGAAAGCACGGTCGACGCGTCGCTCTTCATCCACGGGCCCCTCGCAAAGCCGCTGGGCCGCATCTTCGATACCGACTGGAGCGGCCCGTACGTCAAGCCACTAAGCGCGTTCGTACCGCCAGCCAACACCGGCGGCTAA
- a CDS encoding DUF3299 domain-containing protein has translation MIVRNVIIAVVVVTLVACGQSPGAPDAAPAASATTALASAQAKADATRAARAKAQADGIVAARAFAAAHGSPKAAAPKGAGLLGAADADGYADLDWSHMMPPEDIKLLRDAPPVLHVGNQRMKQIGTLHTVAALDNQKVKLSGYVVPLESDNDGKMIEFFFVPFYGACIHVPPPPPNMLIHVRLAHGIDTPSLYDPLTLKGVLHTEVTQNAMASSAYAMDDAALGAYKDPDTDRLRQAFE, from the coding sequence ATGATCGTCCGCAACGTCATCATCGCGGTGGTCGTCGTTACCCTTGTGGCATGCGGCCAGTCACCCGGGGCACCCGATGCCGCGCCGGCGGCAAGTGCCACAACGGCCCTCGCCAGTGCCCAGGCGAAGGCCGATGCGACCCGCGCGGCGCGTGCGAAAGCGCAGGCCGATGGCATCGTCGCAGCACGTGCGTTCGCTGCGGCGCATGGCTCGCCCAAGGCCGCGGCGCCCAAGGGGGCCGGGTTGCTCGGTGCTGCCGACGCGGACGGCTATGCTGATCTCGACTGGAGCCACATGATGCCCCCTGAGGACATCAAGCTGCTCCGGGATGCGCCCCCCGTGCTGCACGTTGGCAACCAGCGCATGAAGCAGATCGGTACGTTGCATACGGTCGCCGCGCTGGATAACCAGAAAGTCAAACTTTCCGGTTACGTCGTGCCCCTGGAATCCGATAACGACGGCAAGATGATCGAGTTCTTCTTCGTGCCGTTCTACGGGGCGTGCATCCACGTGCCGCCACCGCCGCCGAACATGTTGATCCATGTCAGGCTGGCGCATGGCATCGACACACCCAGCCTCTACGACCCGCTGACGCTGAAGGGTGTGCTGCACACCGAGGTGACGCAGAACGCGATGGCATCATCCGCTTACGCGATGGACGATGCCGCGCTCGGTGCTTACAAGGATCCGGATACGGACCGGCTCCGGCAGGCGTTCGAATGA
- a CDS encoding PAS domain-containing protein codes for MSDTKAFDVEVADLIRLAGPCAQREGVVIADASGEIVYACEQAIAILGIVRIGAGVDDYSVMHGIFTEEGRPYPSSDLPLARAILYRKTTRDERMLLRRPDGMIHLMGVSARPLFDDARKQVGAAAFVRILAR; via the coding sequence ATGAGCGACACGAAGGCATTCGATGTGGAAGTGGCGGACCTGATTCGCCTGGCGGGACCCTGCGCTCAGCGCGAAGGGGTGGTCATTGCCGATGCGTCAGGCGAGATCGTTTACGCCTGCGAACAGGCGATCGCCATCCTGGGTATCGTGCGTATCGGTGCGGGCGTTGACGACTACAGCGTCATGCATGGCATCTTCACCGAGGAAGGGCGTCCCTACCCATCCTCGGATCTGCCGCTCGCGCGCGCCATCCTCTATCGAAAGACGACGCGCGACGAGCGAATGCTCTTGCGACGGCCCGACGGCATGATCCACCTGATGGGGGTCTCCGCGCGACCGCTCTTCGATGATGCGAGGAAGCAGGTCGGTGCCGCCGCGTTCGTACGCATCCTCGCGCGTTAG
- a CDS encoding sensor histidine kinase gives MAGRLLASGAPVEPIGLSQWHHSVVMPGGEPVGYISALAQDRDGFLWLSTIGGRLLRFDGQELNEPFAEQLKPFQAPVLVLLGPHGESSDIWVGHRRGGATHIVNGVATHYEGGALPAGSVFVLQRDRRGVVWAVTPLGVARFVDGSWQPLPASFGWSKPHPESLVIESATGDVYVKDAEQGALVSRRGEAPFQPVSRSDFDRANAGLPPGVPWSLAPEDDGPGRFAPDGAFWYGPTEGIDHYRWSTGTPAGVPDIREHMGFADGLSGVQVMDILADREGDVWLATEKGLDRFRRTHFTPVAFDSPMGGAILLPMPDGSVWVANKRQPPYLYAHGKLTRVDALKDGVSAVTLMSDGSVMFAGMNGLRRWHGGEVTFLPVPPLLEHAGTRFKQVLEDSDGSLWITVATFGLYHVSDGKWVRMNGSDGLPDASPLLMQRLPGGHVGFAFADGQLLSMVDGRARPMPGSGHLDVGAPLVWLIDGEDMWLGGSSGLAHISHGVPRILRRAGQASYNGVTGLARDATGSVWVFDHDGVDRVVASADPAADGRSLLHIAPGEGISENSGVSASSSLVLDRSGMVWVASSDSVATLDPSHPVTNAIKPRVVVEGLSTDQQMHPVGPHDVVPALTHTVRIDYTAAMLRWPERTRFEYWMSGVDDTWQRAGTRRSAYYTNLSPGRYTFRVRAFNEDGVGSEIDAVYAFRVAPAWYQMALFRGLAVLLIVALAWFAYVYRVRELTRRMRIRTDERERIARDLHDTLLQGFQGLVLRFQAIRQHVESEKARDMIDRALARADDVLIEGRDKVTALRGTGDAFGSRDLVEALEAVGAERADLSTAAFRVVRFGRARELSADALENVLAIGREAALNAFQHAAASTVTVEVRYGFTSLAVRVVDNGHGFDPASERDGHWGLRGMGERARGLGAEFFIRSAPGEGAEVSVRVKAARAYL, from the coding sequence ATGGCGGGACGCCTGCTCGCATCGGGCGCGCCCGTGGAGCCCATCGGTCTTTCCCAATGGCACCATTCGGTGGTCATGCCGGGAGGCGAGCCGGTGGGCTATATCTCGGCGCTGGCGCAGGATCGCGATGGCTTTCTCTGGCTGTCGACCATCGGTGGCAGGCTGCTTCGCTTCGACGGCCAGGAGCTTAACGAGCCCTTCGCCGAGCAACTCAAGCCATTCCAGGCACCCGTGCTGGTCCTGTTGGGGCCGCACGGCGAAAGCTCCGATATATGGGTGGGGCACCGGCGTGGTGGCGCCACGCATATCGTCAATGGCGTCGCGACCCACTACGAGGGAGGCGCGCTCCCCGCCGGCTCGGTGTTCGTCCTGCAGCGTGATCGTCGCGGTGTGGTGTGGGCGGTCACGCCGTTGGGCGTCGCACGTTTCGTAGACGGAAGTTGGCAGCCGCTTCCGGCCTCGTTCGGCTGGAGCAAGCCGCACCCGGAAAGCCTGGTGATCGAATCGGCGACGGGCGATGTGTACGTCAAGGATGCCGAGCAGGGCGCGCTCGTGTCACGCCGCGGGGAGGCGCCATTCCAGCCGGTGTCGCGCAGCGATTTTGACCGTGCGAACGCCGGCCTGCCGCCGGGCGTGCCGTGGAGCCTGGCGCCGGAGGATGATGGCCCGGGCCGGTTCGCCCCTGATGGTGCGTTCTGGTATGGGCCCACCGAAGGCATCGATCACTATCGCTGGTCCACCGGGACGCCAGCGGGGGTGCCGGATATCCGCGAGCACATGGGGTTCGCGGATGGCCTGTCGGGCGTGCAGGTGATGGATATCCTCGCCGATCGCGAGGGCGATGTGTGGCTGGCCACCGAGAAGGGACTCGATCGGTTCCGGCGTACGCACTTCACGCCGGTAGCGTTCGATAGTCCGATGGGCGGTGCGATCCTCCTGCCAATGCCTGATGGCTCGGTGTGGGTCGCGAACAAGCGGCAGCCTCCGTATCTGTACGCCCATGGCAAGCTGACGCGGGTCGATGCGCTGAAGGATGGCGTATCGGCGGTAACCCTGATGTCGGACGGCTCGGTGATGTTTGCCGGGATGAATGGCTTGCGCCGCTGGCATGGCGGCGAGGTGACGTTCCTGCCGGTGCCACCGCTGCTTGAGCACGCTGGTACACGTTTCAAGCAGGTCCTGGAGGACAGTGACGGTAGCCTGTGGATCACCGTGGCGACCTTCGGGCTGTATCACGTGAGCGACGGCAAGTGGGTGCGCATGAACGGCAGCGATGGCTTGCCCGATGCGTCGCCCCTGCTGATGCAGCGCTTGCCGGGTGGGCACGTTGGCTTCGCGTTTGCCGATGGGCAGTTGCTATCGATGGTTGATGGACGCGCCCGGCCCATGCCTGGTAGCGGCCATCTGGATGTCGGCGCGCCGCTCGTTTGGTTGATCGACGGCGAGGATATGTGGCTCGGCGGTAGCAGCGGGCTGGCGCATATCAGCCACGGCGTTCCGCGTATCTTGAGGCGTGCCGGCCAGGCGTCCTACAACGGCGTCACCGGGCTCGCCCGCGACGCGACGGGTTCCGTGTGGGTGTTCGACCACGATGGCGTGGACCGGGTCGTGGCCAGTGCGGATCCCGCGGCGGACGGGCGCAGCCTCCTGCATATCGCGCCGGGCGAGGGCATCAGCGAGAACTCCGGCGTATCGGCGTCGTCGTCACTCGTGCTCGATCGCTCTGGCATGGTGTGGGTCGCGAGCAGTGATAGCGTCGCCACGCTCGATCCTTCGCATCCGGTGACGAATGCCATCAAGCCCAGGGTAGTCGTCGAAGGCTTGTCGACCGATCAGCAGATGCACCCCGTCGGGCCGCATGACGTGGTGCCGGCACTGACCCACACGGTACGCATTGACTACACCGCGGCCATGTTGCGCTGGCCCGAGCGTACCCGCTTCGAGTACTGGATGAGCGGCGTCGATGACACCTGGCAGCGGGCGGGCACGCGACGGAGTGCCTACTACACCAACCTCTCGCCAGGCCGTTATACCTTCCGCGTCCGCGCGTTCAATGAGGATGGCGTAGGAAGCGAGATCGATGCCGTATACGCATTCCGCGTCGCGCCTGCCTGGTATCAGATGGCGTTGTTCCGCGGCCTGGCGGTGCTGCTCATCGTGGCGCTCGCATGGTTCGCTTACGTTTACCGCGTGCGTGAGCTCACGCGTCGCATGCGCATCCGTACCGATGAGAGGGAGCGGATCGCCCGTGATCTGCATGACACCTTACTGCAGGGCTTCCAGGGGCTGGTCCTGCGTTTCCAGGCGATACGTCAGCACGTTGAGTCCGAGAAGGCGCGCGACATGATCGATCGCGCGTTGGCGCGGGCGGACGATGTGCTGATTGAAGGTCGCGACAAGGTGACGGCATTGCGCGGTACCGGCGATGCCTTCGGCTCAAGGGATCTTGTCGAGGCGCTGGAGGCGGTGGGTGCGGAGCGCGCCGACCTGAGTACGGCGGCTTTCCGTGTCGTTCGCTTCGGTCGGGCGCGCGAACTTTCGGCCGATGCGCTTGAGAACGTGCTAGCCATCGGGCGCGAGGCTGCGCTCAACGCGTTCCAGCATGCTGCGGCCAGCACGGTCACGGTCGAAGTGCGTTACGGCTTCACCTCGCTCGCGGTTCGCGTCGTAGATAACGGGCACGGATTCGATCCCGCCAGCGAACGGGATGGCCACTGGGGCCTGCGCGGCATGGGCGAGCGTGCACGTGGCCTGGGTGCCGAGTTCTTCATCCGCTCGGCGCCGGGTGAGGGCGCCGAGGTGAGCGTGCGCGTGAAGGCGGCCCGCGCCTATCTCTAA
- a CDS encoding ABC transporter ATP-binding protein has translation MKSAAVSPLVRVRSASHAWPGAGAAIALHDFELAAGERVFLCGPSGSGKSTVLGMLSGVLAPATGDVSILGTSFTGMGARARDRFRARHLGYIFQQFNLLPFLSPVENVLLGCAWSAERSRRAGATRTLMTEEAMRLLGALGLGEKTVSRARTGDLSVGQQQRVAAARALIGGPELLLADEPTSALDAGNRDGFLRLLLAECARHGTGVVFVSHDLALAAHFERSITLGAVEA, from the coding sequence ATGAAGAGCGCAGCGGTATCGCCGCTCGTCCGGGTTCGCTCCGCGTCGCATGCCTGGCCGGGTGCCGGCGCGGCGATAGCGCTCCATGACTTCGAGCTGGCCGCCGGTGAGCGCGTGTTCCTGTGCGGGCCGAGCGGGAGTGGCAAAAGCACGGTGCTCGGCATGCTTTCGGGCGTGCTTGCGCCAGCGACCGGTGATGTCAGCATCCTGGGTACGTCGTTCACCGGCATGGGCGCGCGGGCACGCGACCGCTTCCGTGCGAGGCATCTGGGCTACATCTTCCAGCAGTTCAATCTCTTGCCGTTTCTCTCGCCGGTGGAGAATGTCCTGCTTGGTTGCGCATGGTCCGCCGAACGCAGCCGACGTGCCGGCGCCACGCGCACGCTCATGACGGAGGAGGCGATGCGTCTCCTAGGGGCGCTCGGCCTCGGCGAAAAGACCGTGTCGCGTGCGCGTACGGGCGACCTCAGCGTTGGCCAGCAGCAACGTGTGGCTGCCGCGCGCGCGCTTATCGGCGGCCCTGAGCTGTTGCTTGCCGACGAGCCGACCTCGGCGCTTGATGCAGGCAACCGTGACGGCTTTCTTCGCCTGCTCCTGGCAGAGTGCGCGCGGCATGGTACGGGCGTGGTGTTCGTCAGCCATGACCTCGCGCTCGCCGCACATTTCGAGCGAAGCATCACGCTCGGCGCGGTGGAGGCCTGA
- a CDS encoding ZrgA family zinc uptake protein produces MKALPLVFPFLLAALPIAAHAEARQLGPHVHGQASVNIAVEASTMDVQVSLPGHDAVGFEHPPGTPAEQAAVDKATASLNAAAWLVPAPAADCTLALARVSPHGFGGATEAGGHADFDASYHFTCRRMDRLDQLDVRLASAFPSVAKVVVSLITAAGSSQQVLEGGVSHVGVPQ; encoded by the coding sequence ATGAAAGCGCTTCCCCTGGTGTTCCCCTTCCTCCTTGCCGCGCTGCCCATTGCAGCCCACGCCGAAGCCCGGCAACTCGGCCCGCATGTCCACGGCCAGGCCAGCGTCAACATCGCCGTGGAGGCGAGCACGATGGATGTCCAGGTGAGCCTGCCCGGGCACGATGCCGTCGGCTTCGAGCATCCGCCGGGAACGCCGGCAGAGCAAGCAGCGGTGGATAAGGCAACGGCGTCGCTCAACGCGGCTGCCTGGCTGGTGCCTGCGCCCGCGGCGGATTGCACGCTCGCCCTGGCCCGCGTTTCCCCGCACGGGTTCGGCGGTGCGACCGAGGCGGGTGGCCACGCCGATTTCGATGCGAGCTATCACTTTACCTGCCGCCGGATGGATCGGCTCGACCAGCTGGATGTCCGGCTCGCGTCGGCGTTTCCGTCGGTGGCGAAGGTGGTGGTGAGCCTCATCACGGCGGCAGGAAGTAGCCAGCAGGTGCTCGAGGGTGGCGTGAGTCACGTGGGTGTGCCGCAATGA